The window TGATGAGATTGAAACCAAATTAAAGAGTAAAGAGCTTGGAGAAACTAACCAAGCTGAGTTATTAACTGTCTTGATGTCTGGTTATATAGATAACAATGTAAATGTTCATGGGGTTGTTGGCTTGTGTTTAATTAAACTGGTAACTAAGCTAACTTATGCTGAGCAAAATAAATTCATAAGAGAGGATGGTAATTCTCTAGTTAGTGCTTACCCTAAACTATTTTATCAATTAATTAATGTGCTAATCAGTCAACCAGAGAGAAAAGAACGGGATTTGTTGCAACTTTTGCAATCCATACCTGAAAATGACCAGTTTCTACAAGCCTTCGTAACAAACTATAAAATATTGCTAAACGAACAATTGCCCTCTAATAGCCCACAGCCTAACCTTTAAGCTAGGTTAGTTATTGAATTACTGAGCTTTGTCATTATTAGACGCTGAATCTTAAATAGGGTCCTTTTCTAAACATTCGCATGATTTCAAAGCCTATAATAGTCGCATAGGCAGTTTTCATTGATTGAAACTCAAGCGTAGGATTAATCAGTTGTTTGAGTTTACTATGGTCTAATTCCAGGCGATTATTACGATATTTGATTTGCAAATGGTTAACATGCGGCGCTAAATTTCCTTCCTGTTTCAATTCCTTAATGGCCTGATTATAAGCTGGATTCTTATCCGTATTAATCACATTAATATCACAAGTCGGATTATTATTGATTAGTTTCTTAAGAAACCGTTTAGCTGCTTTGGCATTACGCCGATGGGACAAGTAAAAATCAATGGTATTGCCACCTTCATCAATGGCTCTATATAGGTATTTCCATTCGCCTTTCAATTTAATATAGGTTTCATCGAGGTGCGATCTTCTTAAGTAACGCTTTTTATACCAGTCTAGTCTTTTCTTTAACTCAGGCGCATAGTGCTGAACCCAGCGATAAATTGTCGTAATATCCAGTGTGAATCCACGTTCTGCCATCGTTTCTTCTAAATTGCGATAACTGAGCCCATATTTGCAGTACCAGCACATTGCAAAATTGAAATTGACGCCATTTAAAAGCCAAAGGTTTAATTGAGCGCATTTTTTAATTCTATTATTCAATCAAGGTAGATTAAATTACAAACAAACGTCGTTTTTGCAACAGTGCCATAATTATATAGTTGCATAAGCAACCTCTTTTTTCTTAAAGAAGTTCATGATTTTATCGGGATTAAATCGAATTTTTGTCAGATAATAGTGAATATTTATGGTTAAGTCATTCAAGGTTTTCAGTGCGCTCAAATGATTGCAGTTAGCCTTGACATCTTGGTTAACTAACTCCTGAGGATTTAATTCAGGGCTATAAGGGGGCAAAAAAAATTTCAATGTCTTCTTTAAACTGATTAATGTAACGCTGGACTTTTTTACTGTGATGTACTTTAAGATTATCAACAATAAGAAATATTTTTTGCTTGACTTGGCGGCGCATACGCTCTAAAAACTCAATGAATTTTTAACTATCGCACGTGTCTGTAAAGACCATCCAATTCATGAATCCGTGTGGGCTAATGGCTGCTAACATATTAGCTTTAACTCGAGAGCCTGACTTTTTAATCACAGGTGTTTTGCCAATCAAGCCATAAGTTCTGCCACGATTATCAGTGGATTGGATAACCCATTTCATCGGCAAAATAGATTCGTGCCCCTTCTTTTGATGCTCTGACTTTAATAGCCGGGTAGGTTTGAGTCACCCACGTCTTCACCTTGTTCGCATTTTGTTGATAGGCACGTTTGATAGGCTTTTGACTTGAAAAACCAAGCGTCTTCATTAACTTCCTTGCCCATACATCTAATTGTAGATGTTTTGATTTTAATTGACATTATTAAAGCTGAATATATTATTGCCATTCAATGAATCAAGATTTTTAATTTATGACTAAACCAGTACCTTATAACCATGTAGGTTTTAAAGAGCTTCAACAACTATCTCACGAAATTAAAACCTTAGTAAAAGATCTAAAATGTAATCCTACTGATATTCTTTTTTCGACTATCCAAATCAAAGTGGATTTAGCAAGAAATTATTATAAAAATTTAGAGCCATTTTCAAAGTCATGGACGGCTGGGCTTTTCGAAGCCTACCGGTTTTTACATAAGAAAATAGGTAGAATTGATGCCTTATTTGCAGAAGCTCAAATCATTATGCTTCCTTTTAAGCCTAAGACTAATGCTGTTAATGCTATTGATATGAGCGTTATGCCTAGTATTGGAACTGTTGCCAAATTAGTTAGCAATCAAGTGAAATATAATCTTTCTAGTGAACAAGGCGAAGAAGAAACACAACGATTGAGACATATCTTTGAAGAAGGAGCAGCTATAATTGCTAATCAATTATATGCTAGCGAGAAAGACAGCCTTTCAAATAGAAAGCTAACCGGTTTAGAAAGCGCTTTTATCACTCTCGGGCTCGAAAACGAGAAAAACGTAGAAAACTTAAAGAAAGCAAATGCATTTATTGAAGAAAGTACTTTAAGATTTCAAGAGACTCAAGCGCAATTAGTTAGCATAATAGATGAGAGTGAACTCAAAAGAAAACAAGAAATTGAAGAAAGTACTTTAAGATTTCAAGAGACTCAAGCGCAATTAGTTAGCATAATAGATGAGAGTGAACTTAAAAGAAAACAAGAAGAAGAAACTCGTAGAGTACACTATCAAGAGTTAAGTGCTCTCAAAATTGAGTGCTCAGAAATACTTAAAAAAGCAACAGCTGTAACTCAGGATTATTCAACTTCTCAGCTACTCGATAAATTAAGTGTTCTTGAGGAACAAATAAGGATTCTGCAACAAGAAAATGTAACTTTAAAAAAAGAGTGTGACGATTTGAAAAAAATAGTTAATAAATTTCCTAACGAAGCAACTTTACCCACTTCAGCTCATATAGCTGAACCTACAAAAAAAGGATTTTTTTCTCGACATCATAATTTTCGATGATGCCGCCTGTTTTTGGATATAATGACAGAACCGGATTTTTAGCAAGTAATATTATATTTACATGCAAACTTTTTTGCTAAAAGTAATAAATTTTGGTCGTGTTGCAAAAAATAAGATAATTGTATACTAAGTAGATTTAGCTAGTTACTTCTAGGAGTTTAAAAAATCAATCTGATTTCAAATGGCGTCATTTTCACGGCTAAGTGATCCTGCAATGCGTACGCTGGTACTGCAAGTACGGCATCAGCTATAGAGATTTAGAAGAAATGATGGCAGAGCGTGGTCTAAACTTGGAGCACACGACGGTTTATCGCTGGGTACAGCATTATGCGCCTGAATTAAAAAAGCGATTAGACTGGTATAAAAAGCGCTATTCAAACCGTTGGCATCTCGATGAAACGTATATCAAAGTGAAAGGCCAATGGAAATACTTGTACCGAGCCATTGATGAGGGTGGTAACACCATTGATTTTTATCTGTCTCATCGCCGCAATGCCAAAGCAGCTATTCGATTTTTGAAAAAATTAATAAAGAACAATCCAACTTGTGATATTAGTGTGATCAATACTGATAAAAATCCAGCTTATGCTTAAGCGATTAAAGTCTTGAAAAAAGAAGGGTACCTTTCAGCCCGTGTTCAACATCATCAAATTAAATATCGTAATAATCGCTTAGAAGCTGACCCTGGCAAGCTTAAACGGCTCATTAATCCAACTTTAGGCTTTCAATCGATGAAAACCGCTTATGCCACCATTAAAGGATTTGAAATCATGCGCATGTTTAAGAAAGGACAATTTAATGCCTGGATGTATGGTACTTGCAATGAAGTGTCTTTTATCAATGAGCAGTTCGGACTTTACAAGTAAGATCTACCTAAAATTTAACTTTTATTATCTTTAATTGTATTTGCAACGCAGCCGTTTAGCGTAATAAATATTTGCAATTATAACACTAAGTGATATAATTATTTAAAATAGAAAAAATTGGAAATATATAAAGTCAATGCCTTTTCGGAATGGGCTAAAGAGCACAAGATTTCCGAGCAGTTGCCATCTCAGAAATGAATAATGGGTTATTTGATGCTAATCTAGGTGGTAACATTTATAAAAAAAGAATTCCATTAGATAATAAAGGTAAGCGAGGAGGCGCGAGAACTATAGTTGCCTTTAAATTTAATAATAAAGCCTTTTTATATATAGTTTTGCAAAAAACAAAAAAGCTAATATTAATGATAAAGAGCTTAAAGCTTTAAAAAAATTAGCCAAAATTTATTTTTCTTTATCAGATATAGAAATTATGAATGCATTAGATTCTGGCAATCTAATTAGAGTAGGTGAAAAATGAAAAAATCAATTTTAGATGTTGTGCATGGGTCCGCTAAAGGTCTTTATGATGCTGGTATTGTAGATGCTACTACAATGCATGAATTTGATGCATTATGTTTGCCTCCTATTAAATCTTTTACAGCGCAAGAAATTAAAACCTTGCGTCTAAAAGAGCATGTTAGTCAGGTCGTTTTCGCTAAATATTTAAACACATCGCCATCAACTGTTCGCCAATGGGAACAGGGGGAAAAACACCCAAGAGGCACCTCTTTAAAACTATTAAATTTAATAGCCGATAAAGGGTTAACTATTTTAGCTTAAATAATGTTCGTTTCGAGATTACTTATAAATTAATAGGTATTTAAATTGAGTAAGCACTTAAAAGGCGAATGCTCCTACTCGATCCAAATCTATCTTCAGAATGGCTCTTAGCAATAATGCCTGTATCCTTTATAAATAGGTGGAATAGTCTCAAGAACGGTCCTTTCTTGAGATTTTTTCTTAAATGAAAAAAATGAATAATTAGTTTTAAAAAAAAG of the Legionella beliardensis genome contains:
- a CDS encoding IS6 family transposase, which produces MCWYCKYGLSYRNLEETMAERGFTLDITTIYRWVQHYAPELKKRLDWYKKRYLRRSHLDETYIKLKGEWKYLYRAIDEGGNTIDFYLSHRRNAKAAKRFLKKLINNNPTCDINVINTDKNPAYNQAIKELKQEGNLAPHVNHLQIKYRNNRLELDHSKLKQLINPTLEFQSMKTAYATIIGFEIMRMFRKGPYLRFSV
- a CDS encoding winged helix-turn-helix domain-containing protein — its product is MKTLGFSSQKPIKRAYQQNANKVKTWVTQTYPAIKVRASKEGARIYFADEMGYPIH
- a CDS encoding helix-turn-helix domain-containing protein, with the translated sequence MKKSILDVVHGSAKGLYDAGIVDATTMHEFDALCLPPIKSFTAQEIKTLRLKEHVSQVVFAKYLNTSPSTVRQWEQGEKHPRGTSLKLLNLIADKGLTILA